Proteins encoded within one genomic window of Ascaphus truei isolate aAscTru1 chromosome 8, aAscTru1.hap1, whole genome shotgun sequence:
- the NR2F6 gene encoding nuclear receptor subfamily 2 group F member 6: protein MAMVSGGWGDPNGDTNGVGKGYPRNSEEEEASPQGGMSDPEQVDEDRPGIQVDCVVCGDKSSGKHYGVFTCEGCKSFFKRSIRRNLSYTCRSNRDCQIDQHHRNQCQYCRLKKCFRVGMRKEGTQERHSPPSSPMQSSPRHTLTNALIPINIYIASLSRLSFCALAVGGDRHVTGCIQSYEWTRAHVSSSAAPTIVKASLGSL, encoded by the exons ATGGCCATGGTGTCTGGGGGCTGGGGAGACCCAAATGGTGATACTAATGGGGTGGGCAAGGGGTACCCCAGGAATTCAGAGGAAGAAGAGGCTTCGCCCCAAGGGGGTATGAGTGACCCCGAGCAAGTAGATGAAGACAGGCCTGGAATCCAGGTGGATTGTGTGGTGTGCGGAGATAAATCCAGTGGGAAACATTATGGGGTGTTCACCTGCGAAGGATGCAAGAGTTTCTTCAAGAGAAGCATACGCCGAAATCTCAGCTACACCTGCAG GTCAAACCGAGACTGTCAGATCGACCAGCACCACAGGAACCAGTGCCAGTACTGCAGGCTCAAGAAGTGCTTCCGGGTGGGCATGAGGAAAGAAGGTACCCAGGAACgacactcacccccctcttcccccatgcAATCCTCTCCCCGCCACACCCTCACTAACGCCCTTATTCCTATCAACATTTATATTGCGTCCTTATCCAGGCTCTCT TTCTGCGCGCTGGCAGTGGGAGGGGATAGGCATGTAACAGGATGCATCCAAAGCTATGAATGGACACGGGCACACGTTTCGTCCTCTGCGGCACCCACCATTGTCAAGGCCTCCTTGGGATCTCTGTAG
- the OCEL1 gene encoding occludin/ELL domain-containing protein 1 isoform X1 translates to MTAMSSFSSLFKQEKNRRPIVWPTETSDASDKGGPRLWDETPKWGDAPSFSFDYYDKEAHRVVGTSGDQRGLEALACNSIKPIRNFVPNSWLSFFRSSRAKGEPFTLRNLESMHCSPPITPLLDISRESSLEHKSDTCKETGSSNSFQTHQQIEVKTPADSLERKSRASTNYGEKVEAYNLKYSYMKSWPGLLRILAGVELLLGGMVFACTCAYIQKDYQWYNLFGTELQRTLPGGYNYYGPMTPFVLVVASLVGLVTLILLGLGLTTYYRTILLDSHWWPLTEFAMNIIMFLLYMAAGIAYVNDINRGGLCYSVFAVNPLMVAFCRVEGGQVAAIAFLFFNMILYIVSSLTCLKMWRHEERLRQARKVQLMDRTKRIVFQDEVQASRNLKGRVTKTIHFSEKGSDTGILNHTIPTGHHPKPHVVPDYVLKYPEIRSPEERESYKAVFNDQYAEYKELYSGVRKALLKFKELDTVMSKLTHGPQSQRAPGRIQSIAYKYDQKKNDPAFIEKRVRCTYLKEKLTHIKKEIQEYDRREGSVYF, encoded by the exons ATGACTGCAATGTCTTCCTTCTCCTCACTATTCAAACAGGAAAAGAACAGGAGACCAATTGTTTGGCCAACGGAGACTTCTGATGCTTCAGACAAAGGAGGGCCGAGGCTTTGGGATGAGACCCCCAAGTGGGGGGATGCCCCTAGCTTCTCATTTGATTATTACGATAAGGAGGCACACAGGGTGGTCGGGACCTCAGGAGATCAACGTGGTTTGGAGGCACTGGCATGTAACAGCATAAAACCCATCAGAAATTTCGTTCCCAACTCCTGGTTAAGCTTCTTCAGGAGTAGCAGGGCCAAGGGGGAACCATTTACATTGAGGAATTTGGAAAGCATGCACTGCTCCCCACCCATTACCCCGCTCCTTGATATCAGCAGAGAGTCCAGCCTCGAGCATAAGAGCGATACTTGCAAAGAGACTGGTTCATCAAACAGCTTTCAGACCCATCAGCAGATTGAAGTCAAGACACCTGCAGACTCCTTAGAGAGGAAGAGCCGGGCATCCACAAACTATGGAGAAAAGGTAGAGGCGTACAACCTAAAATACTCATACATGAAGTCCTGGCCTGGTTTGCTCAGGATCTTGGCTGGTGTTGAGCTGCTTTTGGGTGGGATGGTCTTTGCCTGTACTTGTGCCTATATCCAGAAGGACTACCAGTGGTACAACCTCTTTGGTACCGAACTCCAAAGAACGTTGCCTGGTGGCTACAACTACTATGGCCCGATGACTCCCTTTGTGTTGGTTGTAGCCAGTTTGGTGGGACTGGTCACATTGATCCTGCTTGGGTTGGGACTCACCACGTACTATCGGACCATACTCCTAGACTCCCACTGGTGGCCTCTCACAGAGTTTGCCATGAACATCATCATGTTCCTCCTGTACATGGCAGCTGGGATCGCCTACGTCAACGACATAAACCGGGGTGGCCTCTGTTACTCTGTGTTTGCTGTCAACCCACTGATGGTGGCCTTCTGCAGGGTAGAGGGGGGGCAAGTGGCTGCCATTGCTTTCCTCTTCTTCAACATGATTCTGTACATTGTCAGCTCCTTGACATGTCTCAAAATGTGGAGGCATGAGGAGCGGTTAAGGCAGGCCAGAAAGGTCCAG CTGATGGACAGAACCAAGCGGATAGTGTTCCAGGACGAGGTGCAGGCTTCAAGGAACCTCAAGGGGAGAGTCACCAAGACCATCCACTTCTCAGAGAAAGGCAGTGATACTGGAATTCTGAACCACACTATCCCCACGGGGCACCATCCAAAACCTCATGTGGTGCCAGATTATGTCCT GAAGTACCCAGAGATTCGGAGCCCAGAGGAACGGGAGAGTTACAAGGCTGTGTTCAATGACCAGTACGCAGAGTATAAGGAGCTGTACAGTGGGGTGAGGAAAGCGCTCCTGAAGTTTAAAGAGCTGGACACTGTGATGAGCAAACTGACCCATGGGCCACAGAGTCAAAGG GCACCGGGCAGGATCCAAAGCATCGCCTACAAATACGACCAGAAAAAGAAT GACCCTGCATTTATCGAGAAGCGGGTACGTTGCACCTATTTAAAGGAGAAGCTCACCCACATCAAGAAGGAGATCCAGGAATATGACCGACGCGAGGGCTCTGTGTACTTCTGA
- the OCEL1 gene encoding occludin/ELL domain-containing protein 1 isoform X2 yields MTAMSSFSSLFKQEKNRRPIVWPTETSDASDKGGPRLWDETPKWGDAPSFSFDYYDKEAHRVVGTSGDQRGLEALACNSIKPIRNFVPNSWLSFFRSSRAKGEPFTLRNLESMHCSPPITPLLDISRESSLEHKSDTCKETGSSNSFQTHQQIEVKTPADSLERKSRASTNYGEKVEAYNLKYSYMKSWPGLLRILAGVELLLGGMVFACTCAYIQKDYQWYNLFGTELQRTLPGGYNYYGPMTPFVLVVASLVGLVTLILLGLGLTTYYRTILLDSHWWPLTEFAMNIIMFLLYMAAGIAYVNDINRGGLCYSVFAVNPLMVAFCRVEGGQVAAIAFLFFNMILYIVSSLTCLKMWRHEERLRQARKVQLMDRTKRIVFQDEVQASRNLKGRVTKTIHFSEKGSDTGILNHTIPTGHHPKPHVVPDYVLKYPEIRSPEERESYKAVFNDQYAEYKELYSGVRKALLKFKELDTVMSKLTHGPQSQRCCGFYPCCRHRAGSKASPTNTTRKRMTLHLSRSGYVAPI; encoded by the exons ATGACTGCAATGTCTTCCTTCTCCTCACTATTCAAACAGGAAAAGAACAGGAGACCAATTGTTTGGCCAACGGAGACTTCTGATGCTTCAGACAAAGGAGGGCCGAGGCTTTGGGATGAGACCCCCAAGTGGGGGGATGCCCCTAGCTTCTCATTTGATTATTACGATAAGGAGGCACACAGGGTGGTCGGGACCTCAGGAGATCAACGTGGTTTGGAGGCACTGGCATGTAACAGCATAAAACCCATCAGAAATTTCGTTCCCAACTCCTGGTTAAGCTTCTTCAGGAGTAGCAGGGCCAAGGGGGAACCATTTACATTGAGGAATTTGGAAAGCATGCACTGCTCCCCACCCATTACCCCGCTCCTTGATATCAGCAGAGAGTCCAGCCTCGAGCATAAGAGCGATACTTGCAAAGAGACTGGTTCATCAAACAGCTTTCAGACCCATCAGCAGATTGAAGTCAAGACACCTGCAGACTCCTTAGAGAGGAAGAGCCGGGCATCCACAAACTATGGAGAAAAGGTAGAGGCGTACAACCTAAAATACTCATACATGAAGTCCTGGCCTGGTTTGCTCAGGATCTTGGCTGGTGTTGAGCTGCTTTTGGGTGGGATGGTCTTTGCCTGTACTTGTGCCTATATCCAGAAGGACTACCAGTGGTACAACCTCTTTGGTACCGAACTCCAAAGAACGTTGCCTGGTGGCTACAACTACTATGGCCCGATGACTCCCTTTGTGTTGGTTGTAGCCAGTTTGGTGGGACTGGTCACATTGATCCTGCTTGGGTTGGGACTCACCACGTACTATCGGACCATACTCCTAGACTCCCACTGGTGGCCTCTCACAGAGTTTGCCATGAACATCATCATGTTCCTCCTGTACATGGCAGCTGGGATCGCCTACGTCAACGACATAAACCGGGGTGGCCTCTGTTACTCTGTGTTTGCTGTCAACCCACTGATGGTGGCCTTCTGCAGGGTAGAGGGGGGGCAAGTGGCTGCCATTGCTTTCCTCTTCTTCAACATGATTCTGTACATTGTCAGCTCCTTGACATGTCTCAAAATGTGGAGGCATGAGGAGCGGTTAAGGCAGGCCAGAAAGGTCCAG CTGATGGACAGAACCAAGCGGATAGTGTTCCAGGACGAGGTGCAGGCTTCAAGGAACCTCAAGGGGAGAGTCACCAAGACCATCCACTTCTCAGAGAAAGGCAGTGATACTGGAATTCTGAACCACACTATCCCCACGGGGCACCATCCAAAACCTCATGTGGTGCCAGATTATGTCCT GAAGTACCCAGAGATTCGGAGCCCAGAGGAACGGGAGAGTTACAAGGCTGTGTTCAATGACCAGTACGCAGAGTATAAGGAGCTGTACAGTGGGGTGAGGAAAGCGCTCCTGAAGTTTAAAGAGCTGGACACTGTGATGAGCAAACTGACCCATGGGCCACAGAGTCAAAGG TGCTGTGGTTTCTATCCCTGCTGCAGGCACCGGGCAGGATCCAAAGCATCGCCTACAAATACGACCAGAAAAAGAAT GACCCTGCATTTATCGAGAAGCGGGTACGTTGCACCTATTTAA